The proteins below are encoded in one region of Apium graveolens cultivar Ventura chromosome 4, ASM990537v1, whole genome shotgun sequence:
- the LOC141720101 gene encoding helicase-like transcription factor CHR28 encodes MTRKNPPEDAIVTMCGHVFCYQCVSKFVRGDENTCPSPECKQQPAHDLVFSKATLRRCLSNNQVDKPSSSSPPEKSSILQSDYISSKIKAALEILASHCKSNSQISQLHGVDSSNLDEELLNSGVSCSDAQIEAPRKTIVFSQWIGMLISLKAGNHGLNMVAATHVILLDLWWNPTTEDQAIDKAHRIGQNHPVTVSRLTIWDTIEDRILAL; translated from the exons atgacgaGGAAAAATCCACCTGAAGATGCAATTGTCACAATGTGCGGACATGTTTTCTGCTACCAGTGTGTATCAAAATTCGTAAGGGGAGATGAAAATACATGTCCTTCACCTGAATGCAAACAACAACCTGCTCATGATCTTGTGTTCTCCAAAGCTACCCTAAGAAGGTGTCTATCTAATAACCAAGTTGATAAACCTTCTAGTTCATCTCCGCCTGAAAAGTCGTCAATTTTGCAGAGTGACtatatttcttcaaaaattaaaGCTGCTTTGGAGATTCTTGCATCTCATTGCAAGTCAAACAGTCAAATTTCGCAGTTGCATGGTGTGGATTCTTCAAATTTAGATGAAGAACTATTAAACTCAGGTGTTTCATGTTCGGATGCACAAATTGAAGCTCCAAGGAAAACTATTGTTTTCTCTCAGTGGATTG GTATGCTCATATCGCTTAAAGCCGGCAACCATGGTCTCAACATGGTTGCTGCAACTCATGTGATTCTTCTAGATCTTTGGTGGAATCCAACTACTGAAGATCAGGCTATTGACAAAGCTCACCGAATAGGACAGAATCATCCTGTCACTGTATCGCGGCTCACTATTTGGGATACTATTGAAGATAGAATATTGGCTCTTTAG